Proteins encoded within one genomic window of Bradyrhizobium sp. 186:
- a CDS encoding AMP-binding protein, whose product MAVGGSFDTFPKLLARNAVQFSSRPAFRHKDLGIWQTWTWAQVAEIVRAYAAGLHRLGLQPGDTIAIVGSNRPKLYWTLMAAQALRAIPVPVYSDAVADELAYVLAHADAKFVAAQDQEQVDKVFSVSDRVPHLDKVVYDEPRGLDDYDHDRLIAIRDVIEDGRAALAASAALGRQVDEFIRQGEGSDISIILYTSGTTGASKGVMLSARGCIDAATDTVGFDSLTDKDVALAYLPLAWVGDHYLNYAQGIVAGFCMACPESGETIEQDRREIGPTFYFAPPRGFEAMLTRVMIRMEDAAAIKRRMFNYFLGIARRYGESILTGKSVPLSGRLLYAVGRLMVYEPLKNVLGLSRVRVAYTAGEAIGPDLFAFYRSIGLNLKQLYGQTEAFLYVTCQPDGEINSDTVGSAAPNVDIRIAETGEVQFRSPGMFVGYFKDQAKTAEAMTSDGYVKTGDAGFFDEKTGHLKIIDRAKDVGRLADGTMFAPKYLENKLKFFPNIKEAVVYGDCRDFVCAFLNIDPVAVANWAERNNIAYGSYQDLAEHPLVYDMVAKDVAEVNRSLSEGKVLAGAQIRRFLILHKELDADDGELTRTQKVRRGFIAERYAPLVTALYDGSHEADISTEVTFEDGRKGVIAARVKIRDLQTIGATEPLGKAA is encoded by the coding sequence ATGGCTGTTGGCGGATCGTTTGACACGTTCCCCAAGCTGCTGGCGCGAAATGCCGTGCAGTTTAGCAGCCGTCCTGCGTTTCGGCATAAGGATCTCGGCATCTGGCAGACGTGGACCTGGGCTCAGGTTGCAGAGATCGTGCGCGCTTACGCTGCGGGCTTGCATCGACTTGGATTGCAGCCTGGAGACACGATCGCCATCGTTGGTTCCAACCGGCCGAAGCTCTATTGGACCCTAATGGCAGCGCAAGCGCTGCGCGCGATTCCGGTTCCGGTCTATTCGGATGCGGTGGCCGACGAGCTTGCTTACGTCCTCGCTCACGCCGATGCGAAGTTTGTTGCAGCGCAAGATCAGGAGCAGGTCGACAAGGTCTTTTCTGTATCCGACCGGGTGCCGCATCTCGACAAGGTCGTTTATGACGAGCCGCGTGGCCTCGATGACTACGACCACGACCGATTGATCGCAATCCGCGATGTCATCGAAGACGGCCGCGCCGCGCTTGCGGCCAGCGCGGCGCTCGGCAGGCAGGTCGATGAGTTCATCCGGCAGGGTGAAGGTTCCGACATCTCGATCATCCTCTACACCTCGGGAACCACCGGCGCGTCGAAGGGCGTCATGCTGTCGGCGCGAGGCTGCATCGATGCTGCGACTGATACCGTCGGGTTCGACAGCCTGACCGACAAGGACGTGGCGCTTGCCTACCTGCCGCTCGCCTGGGTTGGTGATCATTACCTCAACTATGCACAGGGCATTGTCGCTGGATTCTGCATGGCGTGTCCCGAGAGCGGTGAGACGATCGAGCAGGATCGGCGCGAGATCGGACCAACCTTCTATTTTGCCCCGCCGCGTGGTTTCGAGGCCATGCTGACGCGGGTGATGATCCGCATGGAGGACGCTGCAGCCATCAAGCGGCGCATGTTCAACTACTTCCTTGGCATTGCGCGGCGGTATGGCGAGTCGATTTTGACCGGAAAGTCGGTGCCACTGTCTGGCCGGCTGCTCTATGCGGTCGGGCGTTTGATGGTCTACGAGCCCCTCAAGAACGTTCTTGGCCTGTCTCGCGTGCGCGTCGCCTATACGGCAGGTGAGGCCATCGGTCCGGATCTGTTCGCGTTCTACCGCTCGATCGGATTAAACCTGAAGCAACTGTATGGTCAGACCGAAGCGTTCCTTTACGTTACCTGCCAGCCTGACGGTGAGATCAACTCCGATACGGTCGGCTCGGCTGCACCGAACGTCGACATCCGCATTGCGGAAACAGGCGAGGTGCAGTTCCGCTCACCGGGCATGTTCGTCGGATACTTCAAGGATCAGGCGAAGACCGCGGAGGCCATGACGTCCGACGGCTACGTCAAGACCGGCGACGCCGGTTTCTTCGACGAAAAGACTGGGCACCTGAAGATCATCGATCGCGCGAAGGATGTTGGTCGGCTGGCCGACGGCACGATGTTTGCGCCGAAGTATCTTGAGAACAAGTTGAAGTTTTTTCCCAACATCAAGGAAGCGGTCGTTTACGGCGACTGCAGAGATTTCGTTTGCGCCTTTCTTAATATCGACCCGGTCGCTGTGGCGAACTGGGCCGAACGCAACAACATCGCGTACGGTTCCTATCAGGATCTGGCGGAGCATCCGCTGGTTTACGACATGGTGGCGAAAGATGTTGCCGAGGTGAACCGGTCTCTCTCGGAGGGAAAGGTACTGGCGGGCGCGCAGATTCGCCGCTTTCTCATTCTGCATAAGGAACTCGACGCCGACGATGGCGAATTGACCCGCACTCAGAAAGTTCGCCGCGGGTTCATCGCCGAGCGCTATGCGCCACTGGTCACGGCGCTCTACGACGGTTCGCATGAAGCGGACATTTCCACCGAGGTCACTTTTGAGGATGGCCGCAAGGGCGTGATCGCGGCTCGGGTCAAGATCCGCGACCTGCAAACAATTGGTGCGACAGAACCTTTGGGGAAAGCCGCATGA
- a CDS encoding ABC transporter ATP-binding protein, producing MRTPDTSEILLLVQGVSLTFGGVKALRDVSFDIRKGEIRAIIGPNGAGKTSMLNVINGFYHPNHGAITFKGRTRAQMQPFEASRGGIARTFQNVALFKGMSALDNIMAGRTLRMRRGLFWQMLRYGPALAEEIEHRHRVEEIIAFLEIEAIRKVPVARLPYGLQKRVELGRALAMEPDLLLLDEPMAGMNLEEKEDMSRFIIDVNNHYGTTIALIEHDMAVVMDLSHRVAVLDHGVKIADGTPDEVKKNQGVIDAYLGIAH from the coding sequence ATGAGGACGCCGGATACGAGCGAAATCTTGCTTCTGGTCCAGGGCGTATCGCTGACGTTTGGCGGCGTGAAAGCGCTGAGGGACGTTTCGTTTGACATCAGGAAAGGCGAAATTCGCGCCATCATAGGACCGAACGGCGCCGGAAAAACTTCGATGCTCAACGTCATCAACGGCTTCTATCATCCCAATCACGGCGCGATCACCTTCAAGGGACGGACCCGCGCCCAGATGCAGCCGTTCGAGGCGTCCCGTGGCGGCATCGCGCGCACCTTTCAAAACGTCGCACTGTTCAAGGGAATGAGCGCGCTCGACAATATTATGGCTGGCCGCACATTGAGGATGCGCCGAGGCCTTTTTTGGCAGATGCTGCGCTACGGCCCTGCGCTGGCGGAGGAGATCGAGCATCGGCACCGGGTCGAGGAGATCATCGCTTTTTTGGAGATTGAGGCGATCCGCAAGGTGCCGGTTGCGCGTTTGCCGTATGGCCTGCAGAAACGCGTCGAACTCGGCCGCGCCCTTGCGATGGAGCCGGATCTGCTTCTCCTCGACGAGCCGATGGCAGGCATGAACCTCGAGGAGAAGGAGGACATGTCGCGGTTCATCATCGACGTGAACAATCATTACGGCACGACTATTGCGCTGATCGAGCACGACATGGCTGTGGTGATGGATCTCTCCCATCGCGTGGCGGTGCTCGATCATGGCGTGAAGATCGCTGACGGCACCCCGGATGAGGTCAAGAAGAATCAGGGCGTGATCGACGCCTATCTCGGCATCGCGCATTAA
- a CDS encoding branched-chain amino acid ABC transporter permease, with protein sequence MIALGQFLEVLIGGLMSGVLYSLVALGFVLIFKASGVFNFAQGAMVLLAGLALVRSLDLLVAWGLSLWAAIILGIGFAAVIMAITAWLIERLVIGPLVNQDALTLFMSTIGVTFILEGAAQMIFGSDVYPLRLFPTDVWLLFESQFPGGILVNKLDVWGGFIAGILVAGLAIFFQRTKTGRALRAVADDHLAAQSVGIPISWIWFVVWLAAGLVALVAATVWGTKLGVQFSITFLALKALPVLIIGGLTSIPGAIVGGLIVGAGEKIAEVFLGSHIGGGIEYWFAYVLALAVLLVRPQGLFGERIIERI encoded by the coding sequence GTGATCGCGTTGGGTCAATTTCTTGAAGTGCTGATCGGCGGATTGATGTCCGGCGTGCTGTATTCGCTGGTCGCGCTCGGCTTCGTGCTGATCTTCAAAGCATCGGGCGTCTTTAACTTTGCGCAAGGCGCAATGGTCTTGCTCGCCGGGCTTGCGCTGGTTCGCTCGCTCGACCTACTGGTGGCCTGGGGCCTCTCGCTTTGGGCTGCGATCATCCTCGGCATAGGCTTCGCTGCCGTGATCATGGCGATAACGGCTTGGCTGATCGAGCGGTTGGTGATCGGACCCCTTGTCAATCAGGACGCCCTCACGTTGTTCATGTCCACCATCGGCGTGACATTCATCCTCGAGGGTGCGGCGCAGATGATCTTCGGTTCCGATGTTTACCCGTTGCGACTGTTCCCGACGGACGTCTGGCTCCTGTTCGAAAGTCAGTTTCCGGGTGGAATTCTGGTCAACAAGCTGGATGTCTGGGGCGGCTTTATCGCCGGCATTCTGGTTGCGGGCCTCGCGATATTCTTCCAGCGCACCAAGACCGGTCGCGCACTCAGGGCGGTTGCCGACGACCACTTGGCCGCTCAGTCGGTCGGGATTCCAATCAGCTGGATCTGGTTCGTGGTCTGGCTTGCTGCCGGTCTCGTTGCGCTGGTTGCGGCGACTGTGTGGGGTACCAAGCTGGGCGTACAGTTCTCCATTACCTTTCTCGCGCTGAAGGCCTTGCCGGTTCTCATCATCGGGGGCTTGACCTCCATTCCGGGAGCCATCGTCGGCGGGCTCATTGTGGGGGCAGGCGAGAAGATCGCCGAGGTGTTCCTGGGGTCGCATATAGGTGGCGGCATCGAATATTGGTTCGCCTATGTGCTGGCGTTGGCAGTGCTGCTCGTGCGGCCGCAGGGGCTGTTTGGCGAGCGGATCATCGAACGTATCTGA
- a CDS encoding branched-chain amino acid ABC transporter permease, producing the protein MLYREAGQFKTTYAEDMAIFPIRQDRIALCILLGIAFIGVPVLATFHIWPFASEYLLWAILLPFLILALAAIGANVLVGYCGQISLGSGAFMAIGAYSAYKLGTGVHIPLAWLGFAISIPPLPVLSSILLGGLTAAIVGILFGIPSLRIKGLYLAVATLAAQFFFDWVFLRVPWFTNYAPSGSVNAPELNFFGLILRTPIERYLLCLIFVTVFAVLAKNLVRGNLGRQWMAIRDMDIAAELIGIRPLYAKLTAFAVSSFIIGVAGALWAFVYLGSWEPLAFSIDRSLQLLFMVIIGGLGSIMGSFVGAAFILILPIMLNRIPTQLGVPLSTETITHLEFIIFGSLICYLLIKEPHGFARLISIGKEKLRLWPFPY; encoded by the coding sequence GTGCTTTATCGCGAGGCAGGCCAATTCAAAACGACCTACGCGGAGGACATGGCGATCTTCCCGATCCGCCAGGATCGTATTGCGCTCTGTATCCTGCTCGGGATCGCCTTCATCGGGGTGCCGGTGCTGGCGACTTTCCACATTTGGCCGTTCGCCAGCGAGTATCTGCTGTGGGCCATTCTGCTGCCCTTCCTGATCCTCGCGCTCGCCGCAATCGGCGCAAACGTTCTCGTCGGTTATTGCGGCCAGATCTCGCTCGGAAGCGGCGCGTTCATGGCCATCGGCGCCTATTCTGCCTACAAGCTGGGGACCGGCGTTCATATTCCGCTTGCCTGGCTTGGCTTCGCGATTTCGATCCCGCCGCTGCCCGTGCTGTCATCCATATTGCTGGGCGGGCTCACGGCGGCGATTGTCGGAATCCTCTTCGGTATCCCCAGTCTACGGATCAAGGGCCTTTATCTGGCGGTCGCAACGCTCGCAGCGCAGTTCTTCTTCGACTGGGTGTTCCTGCGGGTGCCATGGTTTACCAATTACGCGCCCTCAGGGTCAGTCAATGCACCGGAACTGAATTTCTTCGGTCTGATTTTGCGTACGCCGATCGAGCGCTATCTGCTGTGCCTGATCTTCGTAACCGTGTTCGCGGTTCTGGCGAAGAACCTCGTTCGCGGCAATCTCGGCAGACAATGGATGGCAATCCGCGACATGGACATAGCCGCCGAGCTGATCGGCATCCGGCCACTCTACGCAAAGCTCACGGCTTTTGCGGTCTCTTCATTTATCATCGGCGTGGCGGGCGCACTCTGGGCGTTCGTCTATCTGGGCTCGTGGGAGCCGCTGGCCTTCTCGATCGACCGTTCGCTGCAGCTTCTGTTCATGGTGATCATCGGCGGGTTGGGATCGATCATGGGTTCGTTCGTCGGTGCGGCCTTTATCCTCATTCTGCCGATCATGCTGAACCGGATTCCAACCCAGCTCGGTGTGCCGCTGTCGACAGAGACGATTACTCATCTGGAATTCATCATCTTTGGATCGTTGATCTGCTATCTTCTCATCAAGGAGCCACACGGGTTTGCCCGGCTCATATCGATTGGCAAGGAGAAGCTCAGACTTTGGCCGTTTCCCTACTGA
- a CDS encoding ABC transporter substrate-binding protein: MVRNKLMLAAAILSGGAFASPAAAQNEQFIPILSYRTGAYAVNGVPYANGVADYYNLINERDGGINGIKLLVEECETGYATDKGVECYERLKGKGPTGAAFVNPLSTGITFALTEKTTTDKIPIITMGYGRADSKNGAVFAYNFPLLGTYWSAADIAIQHIAKEVGGFDKLKGKKISLLYHDSPYGKEPIPMLQVLAKKYGFEFTPIPVTHPGVEQKSQWLAIRQNRPDYVLVWGWGVMNGTAVKEAAGVAYPRDKMIGVWWSGAEPDVTPAGDQAAGYKSLMLQHGAGKFPVHADLEKYVYARGKGSSEPGKVGEVLYNRGMVNAMLGVEAIRTAQEKFGKKPLTGEQVRWGLENLNLSEARLKELGFEGMLKPIKISCSDHEGAREGRVQQWDGKGWKVISDWYTANQSETEPLVDEVSAKYAAEKKIQPRDCSKES; the protein is encoded by the coding sequence ATGGTACGCAACAAACTGATGCTGGCGGCAGCCATACTTTCAGGCGGAGCGTTTGCCTCTCCTGCTGCAGCGCAGAACGAGCAGTTCATCCCGATACTATCCTACCGGACGGGCGCGTACGCCGTGAATGGCGTGCCGTATGCAAACGGTGTGGCCGACTATTACAACCTTATCAACGAGCGTGACGGCGGCATCAACGGCATCAAGCTCTTGGTCGAGGAATGCGAAACCGGATACGCCACGGACAAGGGCGTTGAATGTTACGAGCGTCTCAAAGGGAAGGGCCCGACCGGCGCGGCTTTTGTCAATCCGCTGTCGACCGGCATTACCTTCGCCCTCACCGAGAAGACCACGACTGACAAGATCCCGATTATCACGATGGGCTATGGCCGCGCCGATTCCAAAAACGGAGCCGTGTTTGCGTACAATTTCCCGCTGCTCGGCACGTACTGGTCGGCTGCCGATATCGCGATCCAGCACATCGCCAAGGAGGTCGGCGGCTTCGACAAGCTGAAAGGCAAGAAGATTTCGCTGCTCTATCACGACAGCCCATACGGCAAGGAGCCGATCCCAATGCTGCAGGTGCTGGCAAAGAAGTACGGCTTTGAGTTCACGCCGATCCCGGTCACGCACCCCGGTGTCGAACAGAAGTCGCAATGGCTGGCGATCCGCCAGAACCGACCGGACTATGTCTTGGTCTGGGGCTGGGGCGTCATGAACGGCACGGCAGTCAAGGAAGCGGCGGGCGTTGCTTATCCGCGCGACAAGATGATCGGTGTCTGGTGGTCCGGCGCAGAGCCGGATGTAACGCCCGCCGGCGATCAAGCCGCCGGCTACAAATCGCTGATGCTTCAACATGGTGCGGGCAAATTTCCCGTGCATGCCGACCTCGAGAAGTACGTGTATGCAAGGGGCAAAGGATCGTCGGAGCCTGGCAAGGTCGGCGAGGTTCTCTACAACCGCGGCATGGTGAATGCCATGCTCGGCGTGGAGGCGATCCGCACGGCGCAGGAAAAGTTCGGCAAGAAGCCGCTGACGGGCGAGCAGGTCCGTTGGGGTCTTGAGAACCTCAACCTGTCTGAAGCACGTCTCAAGGAACTCGGCTTCGAGGGTATGTTGAAGCCGATCAAGATTTCCTGCTCCGACCACGAGGGCGCGCGGGAAGGGCGCGTACAGCAGTGGGACGGCAAGGGCTGGAAAGTCATCTCCGACTGGTACACGGCCAACCAATCCGAGACCGAACCGCTCGTCGACGAAGTCTCCGCGAAGTATGCCGCGGAGAAGAAGATACAGCCGCGCGACTGCTCGAAAGAAAGCTGA
- a CDS encoding ABC transporter ATP-binding protein yields the protein MSSPKAATATEAAALFLSVNNIEVVYDHVILVLKGVSLDVPRGGIVALLGANGAGKTTTLKAVSNLLHAERGEVTKGSILFDGVEVQSLSPNDVVRRGCIQVMEGRRCFAHLTVEENLLTGAFTRRDGKAAIAQDLERVYAYFPRLGERRSSTAGYTSGGEQQMCVIGRALMSRPKMILLDEPSMGLAPQIVEEIFEIVKDLNVKAGVSFLLAEQNTNMALKYANYGYILENGRVVMDGEARALAANEDVKEFYLGVAGDKRKSFRDGKHYKRRKRWLA from the coding sequence GTGTCAAGCCCCAAGGCCGCCACGGCGACAGAAGCGGCAGCGCTGTTTCTGTCGGTCAACAATATCGAGGTTGTCTACGATCACGTCATCCTCGTGTTGAAGGGTGTATCACTGGATGTGCCGCGGGGCGGAATTGTCGCGCTTCTCGGCGCCAATGGTGCGGGCAAGACAACAACGCTGAAGGCGGTCTCCAATCTGCTTCATGCGGAGCGCGGCGAGGTCACCAAGGGCTCGATCCTGTTCGACGGCGTCGAAGTGCAGTCCCTGTCGCCAAACGATGTGGTGCGGCGCGGCTGCATTCAGGTGATGGAGGGACGGCGTTGCTTCGCTCACCTCACGGTCGAAGAGAATCTCCTGACCGGCGCCTTCACGCGCAGGGACGGAAAGGCCGCGATCGCGCAGGATCTGGAGCGAGTCTATGCCTATTTCCCCCGTCTCGGGGAGCGGCGTAGTTCGACCGCCGGCTATACGTCGGGCGGCGAACAGCAGATGTGCGTGATCGGCCGTGCGCTGATGTCGCGCCCGAAGATGATCCTGCTCGACGAGCCTTCGATGGGCCTCGCGCCGCAGATCGTCGAAGAGATCTTCGAGATAGTGAAGGATCTGAACGTCAAGGCGGGTGTCTCGTTTCTTCTCGCCGAGCAGAACACCAATATGGCACTTAAATACGCCAACTACGGATATATCCTCGAAAATGGCCGCGTGGTGATGGATGGCGAGGCCAGGGCGCTCGCCGCAAATGAGGATGTCAAGGAGTTCTATCTTGGCGTCGCCGGGGACAAGCGCAAATCATTCCGCGATGGGAAGCACTACAAGCGGCGCAAACGCTGGCTCGCTTAG
- a CDS encoding universal stress protein, translating to MDRLKLDHVMVCWDGSRAAARAAADAMPFLTRSGTTSIVVADTQSAKSADLPGTDIATHLTRHGVNATIEHIPTSKIDVSNAILSYAADTGADLIVMGGYGHSRLREFILGGTTRGMLASMTKPTLMSH from the coding sequence ATGGACCGCCTCAAACTCGATCATGTCATGGTATGCTGGGATGGCAGCCGGGCAGCCGCCCGAGCGGCCGCCGATGCCATGCCGTTTCTTACCCGCTCCGGCACGACGAGTATTGTCGTTGCGGACACTCAGAGCGCCAAAAGCGCCGACCTTCCGGGTACGGATATCGCGACCCACCTGACCCGTCACGGAGTAAACGCCACGATTGAGCACATTCCCACCAGCAAGATCGATGTTTCCAATGCAATCCTGTCATATGCAGCCGATACAGGTGCCGACCTCATTGTCATGGGCGGGTACGGGCATTCCCGGCTGCGGGAATTTATTCTTGGCGGAACGACACGTGGTATGCTTGCTTCGATGACCAAACCCACGTTGATGTCGCACTGA
- a CDS encoding 3-phenylpropionate/cinnamic acid dioxygenase subunit beta: MTATIENQKRAPAGPTANSSLERSTAYYRLKADVEDFYCHEADLLDERRFREWLDLLAEDTTYFMPIRRNVKFGQQAARENTRQGEGISWFDEDKWTLTKRVDQSLTGVHYAEEPLSRITHMVSNVQIKATRPQLDDARELDVTSRFLVYQNRVEYETYTFVGRRHDTLRLTDRGWKIDRREILLEQSILLAKNLTTFF, from the coding sequence ATGACTGCGACCATTGAGAATCAGAAGCGGGCACCCGCCGGACCGACCGCCAATTCGTCACTCGAAAGATCTACGGCCTATTACCGGCTGAAGGCCGATGTCGAGGATTTCTATTGCCATGAGGCCGACTTGCTCGACGAACGGCGCTTTCGCGAGTGGCTCGACCTGCTCGCCGAGGACACTACCTACTTCATGCCGATCCGGCGCAATGTGAAGTTCGGCCAGCAAGCTGCACGTGAAAACACGCGCCAGGGCGAAGGCATCAGCTGGTTCGATGAGGATAAATGGACCCTCACCAAGCGCGTCGATCAGAGTCTGACCGGCGTTCACTATGCCGAGGAGCCGCTGTCGCGGATCACCCACATGGTGAGCAATGTCCAGATCAAGGCGACGCGGCCGCAACTCGACGACGCACGCGAACTCGATGTCACCTCGCGCTTTCTGGTCTACCAGAACCGGGTCGAATACGAGACCTACACCTTTGTCGGGCGCCGCCACGACACGTTGCGCCTGACCGACCGGGGCTGGAAGATCGACAGACGCGAGATACTGCTTGAGCAGAGCATCCTGCTGGCTAAAAATCTGACCACGTTTTTCTGA
- a CDS encoding glucan biosynthesis protein G, which yields MNRRKFLEASAALPLTTAFSRGAFALGAEVPFNGSYVRELARNLAAKPFEAPDEKLPDAIKDLDYDQYRSIRFLPERALWRSEGLPFEVQFFHRGFLYKNRVGLYEVANGRAAPIRYRRDEFSFGEKVGQVPDADLGFAGFRVHAPISRTDYYDEVCVFLGASYFRAVARGETYGLSARGLSIDTAEAKGEEFPVFKAFWLEKPARHATSMVVHALLDSKSATAGYRFTIRPGKTTVFDVEMSLYPRVDLQHAGFAPMTSMFFFGPNDRKDVDDFRPAVHDSDGLAIFNGKGEQLWRPLNNSRDLQVSTFNDLNPRGFGLMQRERNFFAYQDIESRFERRPSLWLEPIGGWGEGAVVLFEIPTKDEIHDNIAAFWRPKEPIKAKSEISLTYRMHWGPDAPKPNSLARFARTGVGARGESSKLFVLELVGDRLKAVDPEKVRGVISAEKAEITNVVSQPNLETGGWRLSFQCAIKAAPIELRAVLNEGEDPISEVWIYRWTP from the coding sequence TTGAATCGCCGCAAGTTCTTGGAAGCCTCGGCCGCGCTGCCGTTGACGACTGCCTTTTCCCGTGGAGCGTTCGCCCTGGGGGCTGAAGTGCCCTTCAACGGTTCATACGTGCGCGAGCTCGCCCGCAATCTTGCGGCCAAGCCGTTTGAAGCTCCGGACGAGAAGCTCCCGGATGCGATCAAAGACCTCGACTACGACCAGTACCGCTCTATTCGGTTTCTGCCCGAGCGGGCCCTCTGGCGCAGTGAGGGACTGCCGTTCGAGGTGCAGTTTTTTCATCGCGGCTTCTTGTACAAGAACAGGGTCGGCCTGTACGAGGTCGCCAACGGGCGCGCCGCTCCAATCCGATATCGGCGCGATGAGTTTTCGTTCGGGGAGAAGGTCGGCCAAGTGCCGGACGCCGACCTGGGGTTTGCGGGCTTTCGCGTGCACGCGCCGATTAGTCGGACGGACTACTATGACGAGGTTTGCGTATTTCTCGGCGCCAGTTACTTCCGCGCCGTCGCGAGGGGCGAGACGTACGGCCTATCCGCACGCGGTCTGTCGATCGATACCGCCGAGGCGAAGGGAGAGGAATTTCCCGTCTTCAAGGCATTTTGGCTGGAGAAGCCCGCGCGCCACGCCACATCAATGGTCGTTCACGCATTGCTCGACAGCAAGAGCGCAACAGCCGGCTACCGCTTCACGATCAGACCTGGCAAGACGACCGTCTTCGACGTTGAGATGTCGTTGTATCCGCGCGTCGACCTTCAGCATGCTGGCTTCGCGCCGATGACAAGCATGTTCTTCTTCGGCCCGAATGATCGCAAGGATGTCGATGACTTTCGCCCGGCGGTGCACGATTCGGATGGTCTGGCGATCTTTAATGGCAAGGGCGAGCAGCTCTGGCGTCCGCTGAACAATTCGCGTGATCTCCAGGTGAGCACGTTCAACGATCTCAATCCGCGCGGATTTGGTCTTATGCAGCGAGAAAGGAACTTCTTCGCGTATCAGGACATCGAATCTCGATTTGAACGCCGGCCGAGCCTCTGGCTCGAGCCGATTGGAGGTTGGGGTGAAGGCGCTGTCGTGCTGTTCGAAATCCCGACCAAGGACGAGATTCACGACAATATCGCGGCATTCTGGCGGCCTAAGGAACCGATCAAAGCCAAAAGCGAGATCAGCCTCACATATCGGATGCATTGGGGCCCTGACGCTCCGAAACCCAATTCACTGGCGCGGTTTGCTCGCACCGGTGTCGGTGCGCGCGGCGAAAGCAGCAAGCTGTTCGTGCTCGAACTCGTCGGGGACAGGCTGAAGGCCGTAGATCCTGAGAAGGTCAGGGGCGTGATCAGTGCCGAGAAAGCCGAGATCACCAATGTTGTCAGCCAGCCAAATCTCGAAACCGGTGGCTGGCGCCTGAGCTTTCAATGCGCGATCAAAGCAGCGCCGATCGAATTGCGGGCGGTCTTGAACGAGGGCGAGGACCCCATCTCGGAGGTTTGGATATATCGATGGACACCATGA